DNA from Tachypleus tridentatus isolate NWPU-2018 chromosome 8, ASM421037v1, whole genome shotgun sequence:
ACCATCGCTGTAGGAGGAGACAGTTAATCATCCACGTGACGGGAAGCCTACTCGGTGCATTATGGACGCTCTTTGATGCCACCCTTGTTCCAGTTACTCGCTCTTTCTGAGAAAggtgcatatatatataagctcAAAGTCTCTTCCACACAAAAGAAAGCTTCAGTCGCTTATCGAAATTGTCGTTCATCCATAGCTAGAGCTTAACTCAAGAATTTAGATTCTCCTTTTCAGTTTTCGACCAATAAGACTTGTACAAGGAACTCTTGACCAACATGAAGCCATTGGTAAGAAAGTGGAATACAAACttttaactatattatattttttttgtttatatgaaaACCACTTGTAGTGCTCATATTGTGGAAGAATATTCAGTTCTAATTTTGTTATGCCTTTATTATATTACCTGTAAACCTGTGGCTACTGTTAACCTATAGgtgaaatttatgaaatgttaagCCTCATCTGAAATGGGTCTAATGACAAAGCTTCCAACTCCTCATTATACTAAGTTATTTGAGATCAGAGTGATATTTGTTGTTTACAATCAGATAAGTAAGTTTAAAAACTATCGTTATTGTACattaatatctatataatatctgaacaataataatgattGTAAAATGTTCTGAATTAAAGTGTAAAAGCAATACATTTATAATTGGTCTATTACGGTTAAGCTTGAACATTTTTTCTGTccatatatagttatataactattaaaacaatgataatagtaatattcaaaataatctttattaatataaatttgattaaCCAGGCGCTTTGAATGTTATTGAAATGAGAATTAGTAATAAGGTTTACATTTGTGAGACcgtaaaaagtttataaatttagaatTTTCTAACAAAAAGGAACACATGTTTATGGAAACGTGGatcattctaaatatttttatagtttaaaatagaaaACCTTCCAGAGTTTAGTAAGATGTGGTTATTGTACGATTTTTTAAGCGTTTTGATTTTCTGAGcatattctatatttatgttCTTTCACCTGCCcccaacgctaaaatccgggtttcgatactcgtggtgggcagagcacagatagctcattgtatagctttgtgcctaattcgaaacaacaacaactttctaCACCTGTAAGAAACAACCATTTTAGGTGTGGACCGAAACGTTCTCaatgataatatataaatatttgtatgtttcacGATCTATCTGTGTTGTATAGCAGTTGCAGCaattattattctataatatgAGAATTAATTTCATTGAAGGCACAACTctgaattttaatttgtaaaacctACTAAGTAACGCTTCACAATCACGTTCTGACTTCCGATGTTTAATCACCAATATTccacaataaaaactgtaactttatCGACATAAATGTTTGTAACATTCTACATTCAGACCCTAACAGTTAATAATTACAATAGTTTTAAAGCTAAATAaactcttaattttttattttgatactttctattctaattctatatgaagaaaaatattattgattttcaacagaagtttgttattatttctgactattaaaagtatattattacTCCAATATAGTTTGGAGAAAGAGACCATGGAAAGCTCGTGAAAAGCACATTGTACAAAAATTGTTTGTCACACGTAATTAATTCTAcaattgtctttattttattagattaCATTTGCAGCATTGCTACTCTGTGTCTTACCTTGGGCAGAGAGTTATGGACAACAGCAGGGTTATGGACAACAGCAGGGTTATGGACAACAGCAACAGTCTTTCTTCAGTCAGCAACAGAAGCCTTTTGGCCAACAGGGTGGTTATCAGCAGTCAGGAAGTTTTGGatctcaaaataattttgtaagtttgtacCGTTAGTTTGTATCGCTAATTTTGACCAATCATACTATAGATTTCAATCTGACGAAGACAACATCGTAGATTTACTTTTGTCTTTATTacctgtttttctttctttgattttattacttatgtCATGCTAAAGAAAAAGAAGCATATTGTTAATGAAGTTTAACAAACAGCGTCATGGGCTTAATACAACTAGCCTAGAGAGACGgaacagtaaaatgaaaaaagtaaaactttcttcattgcaaaaattatatttgacattgagaaagcagaaaaaattaattaaaataattggaaGAATGTAGCGACAAAACAGTAGATAAGTTCTTAAGCTTACTTTcaatcaaaattttctttttctcatttACTATCCAGTGAGAAACATGTTTGGTTTTGCAgtaaaaaagcaaaatttgagaatattttcatatttggtaaataagaacaaaaatcaaCATTGCACTGTGGCTGTTCGGAGTATTCTACCTATCTAAGGAAAAAAACTATCTGTGTTATTTTAAGAACTAATAATACTGAATcatgtttatgttgttaaaaGTATGTGAACTTATTTACCAGATTTACAAACGTAAGATTAGAAGTATTTTACACTCGGTACCAGCTCGATGTAAGTggataatgtatttataataatatcattctACAAAGAATGATCATAGCTACTATTGACGCAAAATCTTCAaagacagcggtatgtctgctgacttacaacgctataaaccgagtttcaatacacGTGATGTGCAagacacagatagtccattgtgtacctttgtgcttaactattgaaaaaactttaatgaaatacATTGTGTCAGAAAATTTTTAACCTTAAGCTGGCAAATAGAACTGAAGAAAGGTGTCTTTGTACAGacataatatattgatttaagtTCAGATTCGTTTTAATCTAAatgaagagaaaacaaaattaaagcttTTGATTTTACGAACACGTAATAAGTTTTTAAGTAAAATTCGTATGCTATATGTTAAATGTGAGAAAGTGTTCTTTACCCAAAATATTACACTAGGTAGCGCTCTACCTGTTCAGAGATGTACTTTTCTGTGGCTTAATGTTTCACGTTAAATAAAATTccgtaaacataaattatttgtaaactaAAATTCCAAGTTCTAAAACACTACCTTTTACTCTAAAGCAACTACAGCGTTGTGAAGTGATGGAACAGTAAAAACTCTTTATCTAAGATTGCGAATAACACTTTTTATCGACGAAAACTCATttcttgagtttctttgtttgctcTGATGTAGGTTtgtcatataacaaatgaacgtTTCTGGTGGCTAGTACCCATTATTTATCTAAATTCAAAACGTATCTGTAAcgttatcagttttattatataagtttgtttcaaCATTGTCTTAGTTGttctttttaatattcaacatgtCTTCCATGGGTGTCTCAATAGGGACCTCCTCAACCTTACGATTTTAACTACGAAGCTAAAGATGAATTCGGCAATTCACATTATCGTCAGGAGCAAGGAGATCAAAACGGAAACGTATACGGAGGTTATGGTTATACTGATGCTAATGGACTCTTTCGTTACGTAGAATATACTTCTGGTCCAGGTGGCTTCAATGCGAAAATCCATACCAATGAACCAGGTACATACCCTGACAATCCTGCAGATGTTGTTCTGAATGTTGAGAAGCCCCCTGCTGGAATACAAGATCAATATACAAGGAGAACACATGGCGGTGGATATCAAAGTTCACAGCAGCAACAGTCATTTGGTGGACAATATCAAACAGGTGGAAGTTCTCGTGGTTTCTCAGGGTTTACGGGATCCCGTGGTCGATTTAACGCCCAGCACTCAGGAGGATCCCTGAAATCTGGAGCAAAACACGGTGGATATGTTTAGTGGAGATAAAAAGAAATTTACGGATGGCCAATTTATATGTTAAATAGGGTTATCTGTCAGAACTTTTTTGAGTTTATAGAAACGAGTAATATTTGGTAGCAAATAGTagattactgtatttttttttagtttcaagtCAGATGAAATGTGTTCAGGAAATTACCTTGAAAAATGGATATATCTcgtatagaaaaatattaaacgcttcttaaagtttatacaaaattatCAGTAGGAAGTAAAAAATTGTGAGGGTAACCAAAGTGTCAGAAAAAGCAAAAACTCTTTGGCGTAAGAATAACAAATTTCTCGCTGGAAAACCATAGCAATATCACGTTGCCAAAAAtttgatttacttattttgtataacacaaaataacacctTATAAATCTATATGTAACATTGAAGTTTTGCGTAATTCAAATCTTTCAGTGTGTTACAGAGCACGTCTTCCTTCAAGCCACTTCAATGTTCTAATAGTCTGAAAATAGCATTGAACACTATGATATAAAGCTTCATGGGTgtggtataaaatattaattatgtaactaTGAtgcttttttatattgtttatttttcctttgttAACAATAGTTCAATATTTAGGCTTTCATGCGCACGTTTATACGCCATAATGTATATCAAGGTAATAAAATCGTCTACTAACCACAACTGAAGCTGTGTCTTCCATtaaaatgtacatatacataCGTACATATATGGTAATCCTGATAATTATACAGTGAAATACTGCCttcaaaagatatttttcatttctctTGGGATAAATGAGACtactttttgtataaaaaaaacaagtgagaaacaagttttacatatataactgaTGCTCAGAGGAGGGTGTGTGTGTTGTCAGTCAGTAGAATCCTTCCACTTGCACAGATATCCCTAACAGAAAAAGTGGATTGATACTGAGGTTTATAGCAGGACTACAGTTGAAACAAGCAGCATATCACGGATTCGGATCTTGGGTCCTTTAATTCGTAGTTTACCACGTTAACCACTAGGACAAATCAGACTCTTTCTCcacctaaaaattaaatatatatatatatatgtattgataaaaaatgtttgacaTCATATATATGTTCAGCAAATATACTTTTTCACCATTAATGAAGTGGATAATACTTTATATGAATTATTTCCAAATTATAATCTGTTCTCATTAATGTTAAAGATAGAGAattgaaattactgtaaaatacattatttgtacaataGCTAACGCACTCATTTAACGCACAAGGAAGGTATAGGGACCCAACCAAACTCCGTAGAGATCCTTTTCAGGTTTGGTGACAATTAGTTCAGTCCTTCACCATCACAGTGAACGTGAAAAGCATGAGGCAGATAGATCTGAATGCTGATCCTCTTATGTACGACCTAGAGAAACCTGACTTTGGTGACAATCGTTCCAGCAGCTACACAATAAAAAGAACACACAAAAAGACTTTGAGCAAATAATGGTTTGGATTAGAAGTAACACCTTCATAAGCTTGATCAAAGATATGCCCagaattttagtatttttcagACATCTGGTTGAATGCTTTGTTTCTCTTAGAAATGTTAATCTCTAGTTCCTTGGTATCCCAACGGAGAGTTTGaaaacttataatgataaaattcgaGGTCTGATATTTCCTATGGGTACAGTGTAGATAGCAACTTttcacgaaaaacaaacaaacaaataaaattgaagaaaattttatagacattaatttattatttcgttCTGGGAACAGATTGACAGCTCTGGTTcaggtatttttaaaatttttcctcCTTAAATTATTTGCAGCCATCCTTTCTACGCTAACGTTTTCAACACATTTACGATCTTTAGAGGACTTCCTGTGGGTGGCGTAAGTGATATATGTCTGACAATCTTTATTATGGGATGTAGGGGCGTAAGAATTATTATGCTGGTAATGAGATTTCTGGCAGGTATTGGAATTTTAGGGGTTATATATTAAATGCTAGATGATGGAAGTATAATTATTCTCTCGAACGAAATATAAGTTTTGATACTTTCTAGTATCCTAGAGGATGGCGCAAGTTATATGTATCATTCTAACGTGAAGTAATTATCACTGTAGATTATGGGGTTTAAACAGCTGTAGTAGAATCGGTGGGATTtatcatgttttaaaaaatatatttatccagCTTTGAGAAATAAAGTAGACCACGAGGTGTGTATTCATGACTCAGATTTGAAAACGTTTTGTCATCTGGGTATTAAGTAATTTTGTATCCAGACGACAACTTTGTTTTAAATCAAGTTCCTTTTTCTCACGACGTTCACTGTTTGTGCATCAACTTGTTCTAAAATCAGTTTATTCCAATCTTCTACGAGCTCAGTATAGTTATGAACGATTATTCATATCCTTACTGAATTCTAAAACACGAACATTCTTTATATCTGTTTGCTGAGGACAAAAATGTCCGGAAGTTAATGCTGATTGGGTGAGGTTTAGTAACATTATCTGTGCTTTAGTTGTTTAGTAGGTCAAATAGGGTGCGACTGGTAACGTTTCATTCTCCTCCTAAATATAATTCTCGGACAGCTGATCCAGtgagagaaaagaaaatattccaCATGCGAACAAatgacattatttgtttgtttttatagaaatgtaTGTAGGGAAGTATCATATTCTTAAATTACCTATATACAAACTAAAGTTGAAATTTGCATcagttctttatttatattttatgcagTTCTAAAAAATTTCTCACTGCTCATATATATCTtccttcaaaatatatattttaaaaaacgtgCGTCAGCTTccaccaaaaaaaaaatccatattttctatttttaatgcGACTTAATAAAAGccttaatttttagttgtttaaatataatttttagtgaaAAACTGAATAATCTAACTAGTTGCAATGAAGATACAAACTATTCGTGTAGATAACgttttatttgtaatctgtcaaaaaaataattcagtctttacgatatttaaaaaactgtattaactgtgttgttaaatacaaaacaaacagccAGAAAAGCCAGAACTTTGAATGAgagaattttctttgttttggttttcagATTTACCAGACGAGAATAATCTGCCAGTAATATCCGCACCTTcacttttcttctttaaaatataagGCTCAGTCCACCACTGAATTGGTTTTGGGTTTCGTTGGTATCTCTATGTTATCACGAAATACTCTTCACAGTTTAAGTTGTGAACACGTCATAAAAATACCAATCacttctttattgtttgtttctgtggATGGTAGGATGTTGTTGACTGGCTGTCTTCTCTATGATTAGTTGCTCAAAATTAATCTCACCTGCCCGagaggcacagtggtatgtttcgGAGTTACAGATTAAAGATCTGGTTTCGGTATCCGTGTTGAacaggcagagtacagatagcccattgtgtagatttgtgcttaattacaaataaacaatcaaaattatTAAGGTTATCTCCAGTCACCCATAGGTATAAATACAAAGTACAGATACTAAACTGTGAATGCAAAATTCCTTTTGATATCTTTCTAAAACCTTGTAGGAAAAAGGCTACAGCGCTATCTATtgataaaaaattatagtataatagtataataagaatattaatagGTCTTGACATGGCATGGTAGTTATagagctcgactcgcaattttgGGTCGTATATTAAAATCGTGATACCACATATGCTCGCCATGAGGACATTGTAGAATGCCGATCAACCCACTTTTAGTTGATAAGAAGAAGAattgggtggtggtgactaattGATTTTTCTTTAAACTATCAGTTCTATGATAGGGACAGCTATCCCTTGCgtcattttatattacattcaatAAACTAAACATAGCTGCAaggttatatttttttatcataggcATTTGAAGTTATTGGCTGAAGAACAAAAAATCGCAAGCCAGGCTCTTCAAAGAGGATACTTATTCTAGTATAAGTTTTTACTAGTCTAAGAAACGTAgcttttttaacaaaaacaatgttattcCAAAAGACAATAAGAATGAACAGAAATTACCTTGATATTGTTTACAGTTTGATTCTAACTATATCTACccattgtgaaaataaaacagataaaaacaatttcaaacttACGTGATTCAAAGTCAAGGagtcaaaaaacaaattaatttcagttACGAGGCaaataattgtataaaacatAAGATAGTTGACAAAAGTACACAATGTCCTCAGAAAATATCTTAATGAACAAAATACAGTCATGTCTGTTTTCAAAACAAGATTAATTCATTCATTGgatttaaaaattagtaaatctttaaaaaagtgaaaattcaTAACAACTCCTCATCACAAGCACTTACTATGTCGcgaacagaaaaaaagaaagaaataccaGTGAATATTCTTCAGAAAAAATAAGgagataaaaatattcagttatttcaaGGTTCTTCATATCCGGTACCTTCATTTTGACTTTTAAATTTgaaagattatttgttttattggtaagcacaaagctttacaaGGAGTGAACATTATTATGGCAATTAAAAGCAAcgaaacagttttataaaattcgAGGTTTTCGTAATAATTTCTGTTcatttttctaatgtttattttataaattaaggcTATCACTAGATTATATTTTGATTCTTAATAAGAAAAGACGTAAAAGCTTTGTCGtttgaaattaaaagttatatCCTTCCATACAAAACAAAATTGCTGAGCTCTATTTCATCACTGTTTCACATTGTATTCAAAGATAGGACTTAATAAGTTTCGTACTTTAagttatactaacatttactttttaaacaagTAGGCCtaacttaaaacaacattttCTACAATTAAAATATCTCAAAGCACCTAGTAAAACACATTCTGTACAGAAGTTATAAATAGATAGCAACAAACTAAAACTTCAAAAAATCAAATGCAGAATGAAAGAATATATCAAACAGACTTTTCTGTGTAAGGcgataatttagtgttttatatttgtattattttaaacgaGAATTGTTTATGGGATTGAAGTGAAATAAGTAAACCTGTGTGTTTGATTTTAGTTGACACCCTTGTTTTTAATTTGCTTCACATTACCATGGACACATTTATGCATTGTAAGTCATTTTCGGTATCTTTTAAATGACGTCACTTACTATGTAACTTTAGAAAGCGATAGATGCATAAAATGTAAATggtatttacaataatatatacatgGGTGCGAAACGTCGTCCGTGATGTCACGCTTCGAATCTGTGATAACAAATCACTACAAAAGCATAGCGAATCGTTCATATAGAGTGCAACTCATACGTGCATACTAAAAAAAGATCTTACTATATTTGTgtactaaaggaaaacaattagtGTAAAATATCTCACTAACATTATGTAGGAACAAAGGGTAATCTTTATAGTTATATGTTACCTCTTCgttgttgttttggattaagcacaaagctacacaatgggttatctgtgctctgcccactacgggtatcgaaattcggtttttagcgttgtaagtccgtagagaTACAGCTGAGCCATTAAGGGGTTACCTTTTCGTacaagcccagcatggccaggtgggttaagatgtccgactcgcaatctgtgggggcgttgtaatgttacggtcaatcccactatttgttggtaaaagaatagctcaagagttgatggtgggtggtgatgactatctgccttccctctagccttacacttctaaattagatagcccttgtgtagctttacgcgaaattcaaaacaaacaaaccaaaaccttttCGTGTGTCAGTGTTGGAAAAGAAAGTTATTCAGACATAactatcatatattttaatatgtgtacCATAACGTGTAGCAATTTCAAAACCTGGGtgttaaaacaaacttatatggTGTTGTGTAATGAAAGTTAGCTTCTTTAATTTGTTCTTTCTTGGAAATTTGATATCGCTGTAATTTGTGGCTGGACACGATTAAAAACTGGTTTTAGTAAAAAATCGGTTTAAATCAAATTAACGATAATAAATTTGAATGCACGAGTTCGTACGTTAGCGTACGTGCCATGGCTCATGGCTCATGTCCCGTTTCCACACATGCACACACTCCGTACTTTTAAACCTGGTGATTTATAAGTGAAAT
Protein-coding regions in this window:
- the LOC143223530 gene encoding uncharacterized protein LOC143223530, which gives rise to MKPLITFAALLLCVLPWAESYGQQQGYGQQQGYGQQQQSFFSQQQKPFGQQGGYQQSGSFGSQNNFGPPQPYDFNYEAKDEFGNSHYRQEQGDQNGNVYGGYGYTDANGLFRYVEYTSGPGGFNAKIHTNEPGTYPDNPADVVLNVEKPPAGIQDQYTRRTHGGGYQSSQQQQSFGGQYQTGGSSRGFSGFTGSRGRFNAQHSGGSLKSGAKHGGYV